The region GATATTTCGCATCATCGGTCGAAGTCGCTTAGCGAATTCCTAAACGAACCGTTCGACTTCATCATCACGGTGTGCGACCGTGCGAATGAAACCTGCCCGGCGTTTCCCGGCGACGTAACGCGGATTCACTGGGGCTTCGATGATCCGGCGGCGGCGCAAGGCAGCGATGAAGAGCGCCTCAGTGTGTTTCGTCGTGTACGTCATGAGATTGCCACCCGCTTGCGATTATTTGTGGCCGCGCAGGAGACGGCCTAAGCGCGCCTCGTGAGTCGTCAGCGGCCACGTTTATCAGGGTGAGGCAAGGCGTGGACAATCGGATGGCGTCGGCCATCGCGGTATCGAGGAGGCTTTGATCGCGCGTCACACACCTCATTGACGATTGCCGACAAGCTGCGCCTCTTTCTTGCATTCTTTCCACTCAAACCGGTAAGATTCTTCGGCAATCAATTGAGATAGATGTTGACGTGATGCAGGCAGCGATGGGTCTTGTTATGGACGGGCGATTTTTGGGGACAGTTCGATGCTGGCGCATGATGGCGATGAGTCTGCTTGCCGGCGTGTGTGTAACGACCATGGCGTGCAAGGGCAATCATCCAGCGTCAGCGCAACAGAATCGGGCTTCGGCCGGCACACAGGAGGCCAGAGTCGTCCGAACGGTGCGTGTCGCTGAGACGAAGCTGGAGCGCACGCTGACGGTAATTGGTTCGCTGGCCGCCTACGATCAGGCGACGCTCAGTGTCAAGGTGCCAGGTCGGTTGAGTATGATCTCGGTTGATCTAGGCAGCGCCGTGCGGCGTGGAGAAGTGATTGCGCAGGTTGAGCCGCGCGATTATCAGCTCCAGGTGCAACGCAGCGAAGCGGCGTTGGCGCAGGCGCGCACGCGCCTGGGACTACCGCCAGAAGGACCCGATGAAACAGTGGACCCTGAACAAACCGGCACGGTCAGACAAGCGCGCGCGTTGCTGGAGGAAGCCACCGCCAATCGCGACCGCGCTGTGACGTTATTCAAACAAGGCGTGCTGGCACAGTCTCAGATGGATGCTGCCGAAGCGAATTACAAAGTCGCGCTCAGTCGTTATCAGGATGCGGTCGAAGAAATTCATAATCGTCAGGCGGTGCTGGCGCAGCGTCGTTCAGAGTTGGAGATCGCGCGGCAACAACTCCAGGACACAGTCGTCATCGCGCCGTTCGACGGCGTTGTGCAAGAGCGTCGCGCCAGCATCGGCGAATATCTGGCGGCCGGCTCGCCGATTGTCACGCTGGTGCGCATGAACCCATTGCGGCTGCGCGCTGAGGTGCCGGAGCGCGACGCAGCCAACGTGCGCATCGGACAACTGGTGCGCGTGACGGTGGAAGGCGATCCGACGACTTATACCGGCTACATTAAGCGACTGAGTCCGACGATCATCCAGCAGAACCGGATGCTGGTGGTCGAAGCAGAAGTGCAGAATAACGGGACGTTGCGGCCGGGCTCGTTCGCTCGCGTGCAGATTGTCACCCAAGACCAGACGCCGGCTCTGACCGTGCCTAACAGCGCGATTGTCACGTTTGCCGGTATTGAAAAAGTGATTGCTGTGCAGGATGGCAAAGCCGTTGAAAAGCCTGTAACGACCGGGCGACGTACAGCGGAACAAACTGAGATCACAGCCGGCTTGCGTGTCGGCGAGGTGATTGTTGTCGAACCTGGCAATCTGCAATCGGGGCAGCCTGTCCGTGTGCAGGAATGATTGTGGCGAGGGCTGCGGCGTTCTCTGTTCAGAGTCCCTCAGCCATTCTAGTGAGACGTTATGCAGAAGCTAGCTGAAATTTGCATCAAGCGGCCCGTCTTCGCGGCCATGTTGATTCTGGGGCTGGTGGTTGTCGGCGCTGCCAGTTATTTCCGTCTGGGCGTAGATCGGTTTCCCTCGGTGGATTTGCCGACCGTTGCGGTGCGCACCGTGTTGCCGGGCGCAGCGCCGGAGGAAGTTGAAGCGGAAGTCTCGCAGGTGATTGAAGAGGCGGTCAACACAGTCGAAGGCATCAGCGAGTTGCGTTCCGTATCGGGCCAGGGCACCTCGATGGTGATGGCGGTATTTAATTTGGATCGCGATATTGACGTGGCTGCGCAAGACGTGCGTGACCGCGTGGCTGCCGCTGTTGGCCGGTTGCCGAGAAACGCTGAACCGCCGATCATTTTCAAGTTCAATAGTGATTCAGCGCCCGTGCTGACGATTGCCTTATCAGCCGACCGCCCGTTGCGTGAACTAACCGAGCTAGCCGACAAGATCGTCAAGGTGCAACTGGAGCGCTCCGCCGGTGTGGGCGAAGTGCGATTGGTGGGCGGCTTAGAGCGTGCTATCAACATCTGGGTTGACGCTGATCGGTTGGCTGCTTACCAAATTCCTATTACGGCTGTGCGCAGCGCCATTACCCGCCAAAACACCAACGTGCCGGGCGGGAATGTGACGGCCGGCGCGTGGGAACAGGCGCTGCGCACCATGGGTCGGGTAGCCGATCCCGAAGCCTTTAACGAGCTGGTCATCGCCACGATCAACGGCGCGCCGATTCGCGTGCGTGATATTGGTCACGCCGAAGACGGGACCAAGGAACAACGCTCACTGGCACGGCTCAATGGCGTGCCTACCGTCACACTGGAAATTCGTCGTCAGTCAGGCGCTAACACGGTGGAAACGATTGAGGCAGTCAAGGCAAACTTGGCCAAAGTAGCGGCGCAGTTGCCGGCTGATGTGAGATTGGAAATCATCCGCGATCAGTCGCGCTACATCTACGCCGCGCTGCGAGAGATCAATCTGCACTTGATTCTGGGGAGCTTGCTGGCTTGTCTCGTCGTGTTGGTGTTCATGCGGAGTTGGCGCTCAACGATCATTGCCGGCGTCGCCATTCCGACCTCAGTCATCTCCACGTTTGGCATGATGTGGGCGCTCGATTTTACGCTCAACAGCGTCACCATGCTGGCGCTGGTGCTGATGGTCGGCATTGTGATTGACGACGCTATTGTTGTTCTGGAAAACATCTTTCGTTGGGTTGAAGAGAAAAAGATGTCGCCGTTTGAGGCCGCGCGGGCAGCCACCGCTGAGATTGGGCTAGCTGTCATGGCGACGACGTTCAGCTTGGTGGTCATTTTCGTGCCGGTCTCGTTTATGTCCAGCATCTCAGGCCGATTTCTCTATCAATTCGGCATCACCGCAGCAGTGGCCGTCATGGTGAGCTTGTTAGTTTCATTTACGCTCACGCCGATGATGAGCGCGCGACTGTTGCGCACCGAAGATGCTGCGTTGGGGCATGAGACGGTGGTGGCTTCGCGTCGTGGCTTTTACGCCTGGCTCGACCGTTGGTATCAGCGCATTCTGGCGTTTTCCATGCGCCATCGGTTGCTTGTCTCCGGTGTGGCGGCGGCGGTCATCCTTTCATCCATCCCGTTGTATCAAGCTGTCAAACAGGAGTTCGTCCCCACGGACGTGGACGAAGCCGAATTTGAAGTGAACGTCACCGCCCCGGAAGGCACAAGCCTCGCCGCCATGAATGAGATCATGCGAGCCATTGAGGCCGACCTGCTGCAGACGCCGGGCGTGCAATTGGTGCTGGCCACCGCCGGCGGCGGTTTTCT is a window of Blastocatellia bacterium DNA encoding:
- a CDS encoding arsenate reductase ArsC; translated protein: MPDKKRVLFLCTGNSARSQMAEGLLRHLAGDSYEVYSAGTHPVGVNPFAIQVMKEIGIDISHHRSKSLSEFLNEPFDFIITVCDRANETCPAFPGDVTRIHWGFDDPAAAQGSDEERLSVFRRVRHEIATRLRLFVAAQETA
- a CDS encoding efflux RND transporter permease subunit, which codes for MQKLAEICIKRPVFAAMLILGLVVVGAASYFRLGVDRFPSVDLPTVAVRTVLPGAAPEEVEAEVSQVIEEAVNTVEGISELRSVSGQGTSMVMAVFNLDRDIDVAAQDVRDRVAAAVGRLPRNAEPPIIFKFNSDSAPVLTIALSADRPLRELTELADKIVKVQLERSAGVGEVRLVGGLERAINIWVDADRLAAYQIPITAVRSAITRQNTNVPGGNVTAGAWEQALRTMGRVADPEAFNELVIATINGAPIRVRDIGHAEDGTKEQRSLARLNGVPTVTLEIRRQSGANTVETIEAVKANLAKVAAQLPADVRLEIIRDQSRYIYAALREINLHLILGSLLACLVVLVFMRSWRSTIIAGVAIPTSVISTFGMMWALDFTLNSVTMLALVLMVGIVIDDAIVVLENIFRWVEEKKMSPFEAARAATAEIGLAVMATTFSLVVIFVPVSFMSSISGRFLYQFGITAAVAVMVSLLVSFTLTPMMSARLLRTEDAALGHETVVASRRGFYAWLDRWYQRILAFSMRHRLLVSGVAAAVILSSIPLYQAVKQEFVPTDVDEAEFEVNVTAPEGTSLAAMNEIMRAIEADLLQTPGVQLVLATAGGGFLGSVNSGGAYVRIAPHEQRRFSLGRLWRGLWNGRPLEAFEGNYTQRDVMVEIRRRLKKYPDLRTSVRNFPSFNIGGGNFEIDFVIRGPDLQMLAAYANELRQRSQQLGGIVDADTTLKLDKPELRVEIDRARAADLGVDTEDIALALRLMVGGDTEVSRFRDETVNDNYYIQLRLSEADRRDMNTIARLYVPRQSSGLVRLDNLVRIVPSQTASRIDRLDRQRQVSLRASVGPGYALADRLAALRQAAAEMNLPAAYTTSVSGRGRELERTFNEFVWAFLLSVIFMYMILAAQFESLIHPFTILLSLPVSVPFALFSLWVTDNTLNLYSALGMLVLFGVVKKNAILQIDHMNQLREQGLDRWTAIMQANRDRLRPILMTTLALVAGMLPLAVGSGPGAEERRAIAIVVIGGQSLSLLLTLIVTPVAYSLFDDIRATARWQAWAHGWRRMTEPLTAALARHRTPALKRTPATRSSVVSVEEPSARLTAKGSD
- a CDS encoding efflux RND transporter periplasmic adaptor subunit — translated: MMAMSLLAGVCVTTMACKGNHPASAQQNRASAGTQEARVVRTVRVAETKLERTLTVIGSLAAYDQATLSVKVPGRLSMISVDLGSAVRRGEVIAQVEPRDYQLQVQRSEAALAQARTRLGLPPEGPDETVDPEQTGTVRQARALLEEATANRDRAVTLFKQGVLAQSQMDAAEANYKVALSRYQDAVEEIHNRQAVLAQRRSELEIARQQLQDTVVIAPFDGVVQERRASIGEYLAAGSPIVTLVRMNPLRLRAEVPERDAANVRIGQLVRVTVEGDPTTYTGYIKRLSPTIIQQNRMLVVEAEVQNNGTLRPGSFARVQIVTQDQTPALTVPNSAIVTFAGIEKVIAVQDGKAVEKPVTTGRRTAEQTEITAGLRVGEVIVVEPGNLQSGQPVRVQE